The genomic DNA ACGCAGTCCCACCAACAGCACACCCTCTCGGTCATCTCGTCCGACGGCTTGTGCTGTTATCCCAGTGGTGCCCATTCGTAAAAACGATAAAACAAAGTAGAGAAAGTTAAGGAGGTTTCCAGCTAGGGCTACTCCAGCTAGGTGGTGGATTTCCGAGAGATGACCCAAGAACATGATACTGACTAAATTAGCCAGCGGTACCATAATATTCGATAGGACGTTGGTAAAAGCTAGTCGGAAGTAGCGGGGTATAAAGTCGTACTGGCTTGGAAATGTCAGGTTCATAGATTAGTCCGACAGCATTATTCGCAATTTGAGACAGGCTTTTTCGTTCACTTTCTCCTAATAATCCGCTCCATGAAACCTACTCAAATCTACCTACGGCAGATTTGACATTCACTTCCTGCTTCTACCAAGGGAGTCGGCTCCTTCTTGTCCACAGGCGTAACTTCAGACTGAGCTAGCCTTACTTTTTCCGAACAACGAGACAAGTTAATTGCTGCGTTTAGATCGCGATTAATTAATAAATTGCAGCCGCCGCAATTAAATACTCGTTCCTTTAATGGCATTGACTGAACATGACCACAATTTGAGCAGGTTTTAGAAGAAGGAAACCATCTATCTACCAACTCAACTTTCGTGGCATACATTTCAGATTTATACGTCAACTGACGACGAAATTCATAAAATCCACAATCGGAAATGGCTGCCGCTAACTTATGATTAGCAATCATCCCGCTCACATTCAAATCTTCGATGCGAATGTGAGCATATTTTTGGCTAATTTCTGTTGTGGTTTTCTGCAAGAAATCACGGCGTTGATTAGCGACTTTCGCGTGAATTTTAGCAACTCTACGATAGTGTTTGTGAGCATTTTTTGATGCTTTTACATCTAACTTTCTGTTGCCCAATTCTTTTTTTCGATTTCTCCACTGTTCTTTGCTCAGCTTGGTTTTCGCTTGAGTGAGTGGACGAGGAGACTCGTAAGAATTGCCATCAGAAAGAGTCGCAAATGTTGATACCCCTAAGTCAATTCCCACTGGTTCAGCAACGGGATGAAACATTGGTGGTATTTTTTCGGCTTTAATAGCAAAGGATACATACCATTTATCCGCCGTGCGAGAGATGGTAAACGTCTGCGCTACGCAGGGAAATGGGATAAATTCTTTGAGTCGAAATGTTCCGAGAGTCGGAATTTTAATTGACTTATTAGCTGTCAATAAAAGTGAGTGATTCCAATCAGCAGCATCCACAGTGAATGAATCACCATCTTTTTTTCTTTTGAATTTAGGGAACTCTCCTAATCCTTTGAAGAAACGGGATAAAGCCTCCTTAAAATACCGGAATGTCATTTTGTAAACCCTAGAAGACAGGGTGTTAGTCCATTGATATTCCGGCATCTTTTTGACATGGTTGGTGAAAACTCTTTCGATTGCTGCTACTTTTTTTGTGCTACCAC from Kamptonema formosum PCC 6407 includes the following:
- a CDS encoding RNA-guided endonuclease InsQ/TnpB family protein, which translates into the protein MYAIKLELKLNNKERTLMARHSGYARFCYNYALSLYQEVKNLPGGSTKKVAAIERVFTNHVKKMPEYQWTNTLSSRVYKMTFRYFKEALSRFFKGLGEFPKFKRKKDGDSFTVDAADWNHSLLLTANKSIKIPTLGTFRLKEFIPFPCVAQTFTISRTADKWYVSFAIKAEKIPPMFHPVAEPVGIDLGVSTFATLSDGNSYESPRPLTQAKTKLSKEQWRNRKKELGNRKLDVKASKNAHKHYRRVAKIHAKVANQRRDFLQKTTTEISQKYAHIRIEDLNVSGMIANHKLAAAISDCGFYEFRRQLTYKSEMYATKVELVDRWFPSSKTCSNCGHVQSMPLKERVFNCGGCNLLINRDLNAAINLSRCSEKVRLAQSEVTPVDKKEPTPLVEAGSECQICRR